The proteins below are encoded in one region of Berryella intestinalis:
- the cobM gene encoding precorrin-4 C(11)-methyltransferase: protein MIRFVGAGPGAADLVTVRGARLLAEADLVIYAGSLVNPELLDLTGPSCTVMDSASMTLEEVVSAMEDAEEKGWSTVRLHTGDPALYGAIREQMDELDRRGIPYDVTPGVSSLFGAAAALGAEFTLPGVSQSLIVTRAEGRTPVPEGERLSSMAKHGCTLALFLSAGLLSNVEADLREGGVDPSTPAAIVYKATWPDEIVLRCTAGTLAETARDAGVSKTALVLVGRFLGDEYDRSLLYHPGFSHGFRTAEKGAGGALPLADASAQPSSEAGGR, encoded by the coding sequence ATGATTCGTTTCGTGGGAGCGGGGCCGGGCGCGGCCGATCTGGTGACGGTGCGCGGTGCGCGGCTCCTTGCCGAGGCCGATCTGGTGATCTATGCCGGGTCCCTGGTCAATCCCGAGCTGCTCGATCTGACGGGCCCGTCGTGCACGGTGATGGACTCGGCGTCGATGACCCTCGAAGAGGTCGTTTCCGCCATGGAGGACGCCGAGGAGAAGGGGTGGTCCACGGTGCGGCTGCACACGGGCGACCCCGCGCTGTACGGCGCCATCCGCGAGCAGATGGACGAGCTCGATCGCCGGGGGATCCCCTACGACGTGACGCCGGGGGTGTCGTCGCTGTTCGGGGCCGCTGCCGCCCTGGGGGCCGAGTTCACCCTTCCGGGCGTCTCCCAATCGCTCATCGTCACGCGTGCCGAGGGGCGCACGCCGGTACCCGAGGGCGAACGGCTCTCCTCGATGGCGAAGCACGGGTGCACGCTGGCCCTGTTCCTGTCGGCGGGCCTGCTTTCCAACGTCGAGGCCGATCTGAGGGAAGGCGGTGTCGACCCCTCGACGCCCGCCGCCATCGTTTACAAAGCGACCTGGCCCGATGAGATCGTCTTGCGCTGCACGGCGGGCACGCTTGCGGAAACGGCTCGCGATGCCGGCGTCTCGAAGACGGCGCTCGTGCTGGTGGGGCGCTTTCTGGGAGACGAATACGACCGGTCGCTTCTGTACCATCCCGGGTTTTCCCACGGGTTCCGAACGGCCGAGAAGGGCGCAGGCGGTGCCTTGCCGCTGGCCGACGCCTCCGCGCAGCCTTCGTCCGAGGCGGGCGGCCGATGA
- the cbiD gene encoding cobalt-precorrin-5B (C(1))-methyltransferase CbiD, giving the protein MTDRIGKDNGVSRASRADSPASAYPFFAHTACPYFPCHEGLAPEDFNCLFCYCPLYALGDACGGRFRYNDKGVKVCTDCFLPHVRDEGTRMVYDRFSDLKDLARPRGRSKPEGLAAEDARAVWEHYIDVGQKRLRCGYTTGTCAAAATRAAAEALFTGVFPAAVTIEVPAGFDIRVEVECAESGPGWARCAVRKFSGDDPDATDGALVFARVERSETPGVAVEGGEGVGRVTRPGLDQPVGQAAINRVPREMIAREARAAQRSAGATGGVSVLVSVPEGRRIALKTFNPRLGIEGGISILGTTGVVRPMSEEALVASIQLEMRVRRAAGKRSLLLVPGNYGRDFARSGLGIDFSECVQCSNYLGAALDYAVQVGFESVLLVGHAGKLVKLAAGAMNTHSRCVDGRGEVLAAHAALAEAPSEAVARIMDCVTVDEAIGILDELGIRAQVMASITARMTYHLRKRVGSRVRAELMFFSSAQGLLGESDGARDLAAAAFPRTGADGAAEADAGDSGKEGA; this is encoded by the coding sequence GTGACGGATCGCATCGGAAAAGACAACGGCGTGTCTCGCGCCTCGCGCGCGGATTCTCCCGCCTCGGCCTATCCCTTCTTCGCGCATACGGCATGTCCGTACTTCCCCTGCCACGAGGGGCTGGCCCCCGAGGATTTCAACTGCCTGTTCTGCTACTGCCCGCTCTATGCGCTGGGAGACGCGTGCGGCGGTCGGTTCAGGTACAACGACAAGGGCGTGAAGGTCTGCACCGACTGCTTCTTGCCCCATGTGCGCGACGAGGGCACGCGCATGGTGTACGACCGCTTCTCCGACCTGAAGGACCTCGCCCGCCCGCGCGGCCGCTCAAAGCCCGAGGGGCTTGCGGCCGAGGACGCCCGCGCGGTGTGGGAGCACTACATCGATGTGGGGCAGAAGCGCCTGCGCTGCGGCTACACGACGGGGACCTGCGCCGCCGCCGCTACCCGCGCAGCTGCCGAGGCGCTGTTCACGGGGGTGTTTCCCGCCGCCGTCACCATCGAGGTCCCAGCCGGCTTCGACATACGGGTCGAAGTCGAATGCGCGGAGTCGGGTCCGGGATGGGCGCGCTGCGCCGTGAGGAAGTTCTCGGGCGACGACCCCGACGCGACCGACGGCGCGCTGGTGTTCGCCCGCGTGGAGCGCTCCGAAACGCCGGGCGTGGCGGTGGAGGGCGGCGAAGGGGTGGGCCGCGTGACGCGCCCCGGGCTCGACCAGCCGGTCGGCCAGGCCGCCATCAACCGGGTCCCGCGCGAGATGATCGCCCGCGAGGCGCGCGCCGCGCAGCGATCGGCGGGGGCGACGGGCGGCGTCTCGGTGCTCGTGTCGGTTCCCGAGGGAAGGCGCATCGCGCTCAAGACCTTCAACCCCCGTCTGGGAATCGAGGGCGGCATATCCATCCTGGGGACGACGGGCGTGGTGAGGCCCATGAGCGAGGAGGCCCTCGTGGCGTCCATCCAGCTGGAGATGCGGGTGCGGCGAGCGGCGGGAAAGCGCTCCTTGCTGCTGGTCCCCGGGAACTACGGACGCGATTTCGCGCGCAGCGGTTTGGGCATCGACTTTTCCGAATGCGTTCAGTGCTCGAACTACCTGGGTGCGGCGCTCGACTACGCGGTGCAGGTCGGGTTCGAGTCGGTTCTGCTGGTGGGCCATGCGGGAAAGCTCGTGAAACTCGCAGCGGGGGCGATGAACACGCATTCCAGATGCGTGGACGGGCGCGGCGAGGTGCTGGCCGCCCATGCGGCCCTCGCCGAAGCGCCGTCCGAGGCCGTCGCGCGCATCATGGACTGCGTCACGGTCGACGAGGCGATCGGAATCCTCGACGAGCTGGGCATCCGCGCGCAGGTCATGGCGTCTATCACTGCGCGCATGACCTACCACCTGCGCAAGCGGGTCGGTTCCCGCGTTCGCGCGGAGCTGATGTTCTTCTCGTCGGCGCAGGGGCTGCTGGGAGAGTCGGACGGTGCGCGCGATCTGGCGGCTGCGGCATTTCCGCGCACGGGAGCGGACGGCGCCGCCGAGGCGGATGCCGGGGATTCGGGAAAGGAAGGCGCATGA
- a CDS encoding nicotinate-nucleotide--dimethylbenzimidazole phosphoribosyltransferase — protein sequence MIADEASAYRAAHERWASIAHPLGGLGTLEETIARIARLKRTTDFRLDRRAVVVMCADNGVVAEGVSQSGCETTSVIAQALAAGTSSVCLLARSARARVVAADVGMAIPVDDERLVSAAVARGTHNIAEGPAMTEAEFSRALEAGGRIMARVARQGCDIVCLGEMGIGNTTTATAVACALLGLDPDHATGPGAGLPQDALARKADAVRRALAANGFPVGQSVGSDARGDEGRNAQRALRCLGGFDLVAMAGAAIEARRLRVPVVVDGMVGQASALAALLMDPATADALVLSHVSSEPASRSLCDALGQRIGDAPAICAGMHLGEGAGAVCMLGLLDAAFELFSRGTTFGELDMEAYRDHRLC from the coding sequence ATGATCGCCGACGAAGCATCCGCATACCGAGCCGCCCACGAGCGCTGGGCCTCCATAGCGCACCCCCTGGGCGGCCTGGGGACGCTCGAGGAGACCATCGCGCGCATCGCCCGGCTGAAGCGCACGACCGACTTTCGGCTGGATCGCCGCGCCGTCGTCGTCATGTGCGCCGACAACGGCGTGGTGGCCGAAGGCGTCAGCCAGTCGGGCTGTGAAACGACCTCCGTCATCGCGCAAGCCCTGGCAGCGGGAACCTCGTCGGTGTGCCTTCTGGCCAGAAGCGCCCGAGCCCGCGTCGTCGCCGCCGACGTGGGGATGGCGATCCCCGTCGACGACGAGCGACTCGTCTCAGCCGCCGTCGCACGCGGAACGCACAACATCGCCGAAGGCCCCGCGATGACCGAAGCCGAGTTCTCCCGCGCGCTCGAGGCGGGCGGGCGCATCATGGCCCGCGTCGCGCGGCAGGGCTGCGACATCGTCTGCTTGGGCGAGATGGGCATCGGCAACACCACCACGGCCACAGCCGTGGCCTGCGCCCTGCTGGGGCTCGACCCCGATCACGCCACGGGGCCGGGGGCCGGGCTGCCGCAAGATGCCCTCGCGCGCAAGGCCGACGCGGTGAGGCGCGCGCTTGCGGCCAACGGCTTTCCCGTCGGGCAGAGCGTCGGGTCGGACGCGCGCGGCGACGAGGGCCGAAACGCGCAGCGGGCGCTGCGGTGCCTGGGCGGATTCGACCTCGTCGCCATGGCGGGAGCCGCGATCGAGGCCCGCAGGCTGCGCGTACCCGTCGTCGTCGACGGGATGGTCGGGCAGGCCTCCGCGCTTGCGGCCCTGCTCATGGACCCCGCAACCGCCGACGCGCTCGTCCTCTCGCACGTATCGAGCGAGCCCGCCAGCCGCTCTTTGTGCGACGCGCTGGGACAGCGTATCGGAGACGCGCCCGCGATCTGCGCGGGCATGCATCTCGGAGAGGGCGCCGGTGCAGTCTGCATGCTGGGGCTGCTCGACGCCGCCTTCGAGCTGTTCTCCCGCGGGACCACGTTCGGAGAGCTGGATATGGAAGCCTACCGGGACCACCGCCTATGCTGA